The DNA region GGTCGGTAGGATACATCTTTGGCGAGATTTACCTGCTAACTTATACTGGTTCCCTTGCTTGTCTTCAGTCCTTAAGCAATTTTTGGACAGGGTCTAAGCCCTACGCATTCCCGCTGCGGCCATTCGGGCGTGTCAAGCTTTAGGCGTGTCACGTAGTCCTCAGCACTGGTCAGGTCACTCTACTGAACAGAGGGAAAAGGCTTGTTGATACGAGCAATGCGCTTCGGATTGACTCTACAGAAGACGTTATTCTGATTGTACCTGATGCCGTTATGCGATGAGAAAAGCAAATGGGATCTGACACGCAAAAATGCCTTTAGCGTGTTTGTTTGAAAGACACGCATGCTCTCTGAAATGCAGTTAATTTCCGCTAGCTTGACAGCGACTACCCTTCGTTAAGGGCTAACTTCGATGGCTATGCCGATTAAGTAGTGGGACGAGAAAAATCGAGTGCGATATGCCGCCTTGTAGAAAATCCTGCATCCGGCTCTCGTATCGGACTTCTAGCTGGTGATACACGATTATTTGGGGCATTCAACAAAAAAGCACTTACTCGGAAAAACCGCGTAAGTGCTTGATAATCAGTGAACACGTAGGGAGTCGAACCCCAAACCTCCTGATCCGTAGTCAGGTGCTCTATCCAATTGAGCTACGTGTCCATTCCCGATTGGGAGTGCAAATTTACAGGATTTTTAATTTCCTCCTACCCTTCAAGCAGAAATTTTCTTGTGTTAGTGCCCCTGGAAGCGCGGAGGCCGCTTTTCGAGGAAAGCGCGCACGCCTTCGCGGTGGTCGTCGGTCGCGCCGGCCTGGTCCTGCAACTGGGCTTCCTGTTCCAGCATGGTTTCCAGCGACGACTCGTACGAGCGGTTCAGCAACTGCTTGATCAGCCCGACGGTTTTGGTGGGCGCCTGGGCGTAATAGCCCGCCACCTGCTGTACGGCCGCGTCGAGCTGATGGGCGGGCACGGCGCGGTTGATCATCCCTACAGCGGCGGCCTCTTTCCCGGAGAGCTTCGTGGCCATGGTGCTGTATTCGAAGGCGCGGGCGGAACCCACCAGCCGGGGCAGGAAGAACGAGGAACCCGAGTCGAGCACGAGGCCGATACCAACGAACAGTTCGGAGAAATAGGCTTCTTCGGCGGCGATCAGGAAGTCGCACGCGAGGGCCAGCGAACAGCCCGCCCCGGCCGCCACGCCGTTGATGCGGCCGATGATGGGTTTGGGCAGCTTCCGCATGCCCAGAATCAGAGGATTGTACTGTTTGCGGACCGTTTCCGAAAACGAAAATGCGCGTTGCCCCTGCACCGCTTTCAGATCCTGCCCGGAGCAAAAGCCTTTGCCCGCTCCGGTCAGCACGACCACGCGCACGGCGGCATCGTCGCCCGCCTGCCGAAAGGCGTCCTGCAACTCCAGGCTCATCTCCATGTGGAGGGCATTGTAGACATCGGGGCGGTTCAGCGTGATGGTGGCCACGCCGTCGGCAAGATCGTAAAGAAGATGGGTGTACATGCGTGTAGAGGTTGTGAGATTAAGGGGCTCGCCCGCACCGTCAGGCAAAGAGGACCACCACGAGCGCGCACAGCACCACGCCCAACAGACTGCCGCCCAGCACTTCGGCGGGCGTATGGGCGTGTAGGGCCAGGCGCGCACTGCCGACTACGCCGGCTAGCACACACACGACGGCGATGGGGTACAATAGGTCGCTTTGCGGAAAACGGTAGCTGGCTCCCAGCAGAAATCCGAGTACGCCGCAGATGCCGACCATGTGCGCGCTGATCTTCCAGAAATAGCTGATCAGGGCCGTAATCAGGACCGTAATGGCGATGGACGCGATGGGCAACACCAGCATGGGCGAGGCCCGCAGGCGGCTCTGAAACAGGTACGTCACGCCTGTGTAGATCAGCGCCGTAAAGATGATGGGCAGAAAGCGGTCGGTGCGGTCTTCCAGTGTCAGGCTGCGGATGGCCTTCGTGCGGTACAGCGTGAAGCTGATGAAGGCGGGCAGTAGACACGTCATCAGGAACAGCAGCCACAACAACGAGTCGTAAATGTCCGGACTTACGGGCGCCATCTGTTCGGGCGCGAAGTAAAACAGCACGGCATACAGCAGCGTGGGCATCAGCAACGGATGCAACAGCACCGATACCCAGAAAGCCCACGAACGATACGGTCGCACGGCCGTGGTCTCCTCGATTTCGGGCTCAGGCGTATTCAAAAAATTCATATTAAAGCTCTTTGCGCAGCCGGGCTACCGGAATGTTGAGCTGCTCACGGTATTTGGCTACGGTGCGGCGGGCGATGTTATAGCCTTTCTCTTGTAGCATTTTGCCCAGTTTATCGTCCGAAAGGGGTCGGCTTTTGTTTTCTTTGTCAATCATTTCTTTCAAAACGGCCTTGACTTCGCGGCTACTTGCATCTTCGCCCGAGTCGGTCGCGATGCCCTCCGAGAAGAAATACTTCAGCGGATAGACGCCAAACTCCGTCTGGACAAACTTGCTGTTCGCCACCCGCGACACGGTCGAGATGTCCATCCCGATTTCGCCGGCGATGTCCTTCAGAATCATCGGCTTGAGGCGGCTTTCGTCGCCCGTCAGAAAGAAATCATACTGATAACGGATGATGGCGTTCATGGTTTTGAGCAACGTCTGCTGCCGCTGCTTGATGGCGTCGATGAACCACTTGGCGGCGTCGAGCTTCTGCTTGACGAACGTCACCGTCTCCTTAATTTTCTTGTCTTTTTTGTCGCTCTTGTCGTAAGTGTCGAGCAGGTCGGCGTACGAGCGACTGATTTTCAGTTCGGGGGCGTTGCGCGAGTTGAGCGACAGCTCCAGCTTCCCGTTGTTTTCGGTCAGGATGTAATCGGGGATGATGTACTGCGTCTTCACGTTGCCCGACGTCACTTCCCCCGGCTTGGGATTCAGCCGCGTGATCATGTTGATCGCGTCGCGCAGCAGGTCCTGATCGTCCACGTCCAGCTTCCGCTGAATTTTCTCGTAGTGCTTCTTGGTAAACTCATCGAAACACTCCTCCACAATCTGCAGCGCCAGTCCCGCCACTTCGTAGTTGTCGGTGCGCCGTTCCAGTTGCAGCACTAGGCACTCCTGCAGGTCGCGCGCGGCAATGCCCGGCGGGTCGAACTGCTGGATCATGAGCAGAATCCGCTCCACCTCTTCGGGCGTGGTGTCGATGTTCTGCGAGAACGCCAGGTCGTTGGCGATCGACTCCAGGTCGCGGCGGATGTACCCGTCGCTTTCGATGCTGCCGATCAGCTGGCGGCCAATGGCTTTGCGCCGCTCGTCGAACGGCAGATAGTCGAGCTGCGTCAGCAGGCTTTCGGTCAGGGACGTGCCGCGGGCGATGGGCATCTCCCGGTCGTCGTCGTCCGGATTAGGACCATCGCCCTGCATTTTGTAGCCCGCAATGTCGTCGTCGCGCAGGTAATCGTCCAGGTTGATTTCCTCTTCTGCCGAATAGTCGTCGTCCGGCAGGTCGTCGTATTCGTCCGTCGACGACTCAGGCTCCTCCCGCCCTTCTTCCAGCGCCGGATTGCTCTCCAGCTCCTGTTCCACGCGCGACATCAGTTCGGCCGTTGGGATTTGCAACAGCTTGATAAACTGAATCTGCTGCGGAGAGAGCTTCTGCGAGAGCGTCTGATTTAGCCCGAGTTTCTGCATGATTTCCGCGATTAGGCACCAAAAGTACCAGATTTTGAGTTAGATGTACGTAGCTGAGCGGCTGCCGTTACCAACCTCCGTGCCAATAACGTGCTGAACCCACGTTCGTAAAACGAAATAATCGGATTTTGTTGGCAATTTTGAAAATCTGTTGGCAAGTTTTACGTACTCTTTCCGCTTATGTCGTCTACTACGTCGCCCTCGCCCGATATTCACCGGATTTTGCAGCACTACTGGGGATACGAACAGTTTCGCCCCCTGCAGGAAGACATCATCCGTGCGGTGCTGGCGGGGCGGGATGTGCTGGCGCTGATGCCGACGGGCGGTGGCAAATCGCTCTGCTTTCAGGTGCCCACGCTGGCGCTCGAAGGGCTTTGTGTGGTGGTCACGCCGCTGATCGCCCTCATGAAAGACCAGGTCTACCAGTTGCAACAACGGAAGATTAAGGCCTACGCGCTTCACTCGGGCATGAGTCGCCGCGAGATCGACATCACGCTCGACAACTGCGTCTACGGACAGGTCCGGTTCTTGTACCTCTCGCCCGAGCGGCTGCAGAGCGAACTGGTGCAGGAACGCATCCGCCGCATGCCGGTGCGGCTGCTGGCCGTCGACGAGGCGCACTGCATCTCGCAGTGGGGCTACGACTTCCGTCCGCCCTACCTGGAAATCGGGGCGTTTCGGACGCTGCTGCCGGGCGTGCCCTGCCTGGCGCTGACCGCTACCGCTACAGAAGTGGTGCAGCACGACATCATCGACAAGCTGCACATGGACGGGCCGCTGGTGTTCCAGAAGAGTTTCGCGCGGGCCAACCTGTCCTATTCCTGTTTCGAGGAAGAGAACAAGGAACAGCGGATGCTCCAGATTTTGCAGAAGGTGCCCGGCTCGGCCATTGTGTACGTCCGCAACCGGCGGCGCACCAAAGAGTTGGCCCATCTGCTGCTGAAACATAAGATTTCGGCCAGTTACTACCATGCCGGGCTGGACCACGCCCAGCGCAACGAGCGGCAAGACCACTGGATCAAGGGCCGCACGCGGGTGATGGTGGCGACCAACGCCTTCGGGATGGGCATCGACAAACCCGACGTACGGCTGGTGGTGCACATGGACCTCCCCGACTCGCTGGAGGCGTATTACCAGGAGGCGGGCCGTGCCGGGCGCGACGAACAGAAAGCCTACGCGGTGGCGCTTTACAATTCGGCCGACCTGGCCGAGCTGGAACGCCACGCTGAGCATTCGTACCCCCCGGTCAAGCAGATGCGGGAAGTCTACCAGAAGCTGGCCAACTCGTTGCAAATTGCGGTGGGCAGCGGCCAGTACGCCAGCTACGATTTCGATCTGGGCGAGTTCCAGAAGAACTTCGACCTGCCGCCCGTCGATACCTACTACGCCCTGAAGCGCCTCGAACAGGAAGGCTTCATCCAGCTCAACGAAAGCTTTTTCAGTCCGTCGCGGCTCTGTTTCACCATCGACCACAAGGCCCTGTACGAGTTTCAGGTTGCCAACCGCACACTCGACCCTATCATCAAGCTGCTGCTCCGGGCCCACGGCGGCGAGCTGTTTTCGCAGTTTGTCAACATCAAAGAGGCGCAACTGGCCCACCACCTGCACCTGCCGGAGGCCGAAGTCCGGCGGCAACTGCAACAGCTCCACCAACTGAACGTGGTGGTGTACGAACCGCGGAAAGACAAGCCTCAGGTAACGTTTCTGACCGAGCGGCACGATGCCGCCCGCCTGCCGCTCAACCAGGTGTTTCTCGACGAGATGCGCCGCCGCGAACTGCTGCGCATCGGGGCTGTGCGCCACTACGCCACGCAGCACCTGCGCTGCCGGACCATGATGTTCCAGGAGTATTTCGGGGAAGTTCCGGAGAAGCCCTGCGGCATTTGCGACTGCTGCCTGGAGAAAAAACGGACAGCGGCCCCGGCCCAGCCTACGCAGCTGCGCGACCAGATTTCAGCCCTGCTGCAACAGAAGCCCCTGCGCCCCGAACAGGTCGTCAAACAGATGCCGACGGTCCGTGCGCAGGAGGTATTCGAAACCATTCGCGAAATGGTGGATGTGGGGATGATTCGTGTAGATACTTCCGGAAAACTTACGTATTGACCTGATTTTTAGGCAGCTTTGCACCGCCCCCGGAAAACCTCCGTGCCCGAAAAACCGCTACTTTTACCCTACGACCTATACCCAACCGCTACACCAAAGTTTAACAACCGTTTCCCCAATTTGGCTATGGCCTATATTGAACCCGCTCCAATCAAGGACAAAGAGAATCCGTTGGAGTCCATGATGTCGCGTTTCGACATCGCTGCACAAATCCTCGGCCTGGACGACGCCACCTACAACGTCCTGAAGTCGCCCACCAAACAAGTTATCGTTTCGCTTCCCATCACGATGGACGACGGCCGCAAACGCGTCTTCGAAGGCTACCGTGTGATTCACTCCAACATTCTGGGACCCGCCAAGGGCGGCATCCGGTTCGACCCGGACGTGAATCTGGACGAAGTGAAGGCACTCGCCGCCTGGATGACCTGGAAGTGCGCCGTGGTCGACATTCCGTACGGAGGCGCCAAAGGCGGCATCTGCTGTAACCCCCGCGCCATGTCGGCTGGCGAAATCGAACGCCTCATGCGCGCTTACACCAGCGCCATGATGGGCATTTTCGGCCCGGACCGCGATATTCCGGCGCCTGACATGGGCACCGGTCCCCGGGAGATGGCCTGGCTGATGGACGAATACTCCAAAGCGCAGGGCATCACCGTCAACGCCGTGGTTACCGGTAAGCCCCTCGTCCTGGGCGGCTCGCTCGGACGCGTCGAAGCAACCGGCCGTGGCGTGATGGTTTCCGCCCTTTCGGCCATGGAAAAACTGAAGCTGAACCCCGCCAAGGCCACGTGTGCCGTTCAGGGGTTCGGCAACGTCGGCTCCATCTCGGCCAAACTGCTGCACGAGCGGGGCGTCAGGATCAAAGCCGTCAGTGACATCACCGGCGCGTATTACAACGACAACGGCATCGACATCGAAGAGGCAATTGCTTATAAAGAAGCGAACAACGGTACGCTGGACGGGTATCAGCACGCCGAAAAAATTCCGGCCGACGACCTGCTGACGTTGTCTGTCGACGTGCTGGTGCCCGCCGCCAAAGAAGACGTCATCACGATGGCCAACGTCGATAAAATTCAGGCGCGCCTGATTGTGGAAGGGGCCAACGGGCCTACTTCGGCACGGGCCGACGCCATCATCAACGAAAAGGGCATCATGGCCGTACCCGACATCCTGGCCAACGCCGGCGGGGTAACCGTTTCGTATTTTGAATGGGTGCAGAACCGCCTGGGCTACAAATGGGGACTGGACCGGGTCAACCGGCGCAGCGACCGCATCATGCGCGATGCCTTCGACCACGTGTACCAGACCGCCGTCAAATACAACATTCCGATGCGCATCGCCGCCTACGTGGTTGCCATCGACAAAGTGGCCAAAACCTATCAGTTTCGCGGCGGCTATTAAGCCTTCAC from Catalinimonas alkaloidigena includes:
- the rpoN gene encoding RNA polymerase factor sigma-54, giving the protein MQKLGLNQTLSQKLSPQQIQFIKLLQIPTAELMSRVEQELESNPALEEGREEPESSTDEYDDLPDDDYSAEEEINLDDYLRDDDIAGYKMQGDGPNPDDDDREMPIARGTSLTESLLTQLDYLPFDERRKAIGRQLIGSIESDGYIRRDLESIANDLAFSQNIDTTPEEVERILLMIQQFDPPGIAARDLQECLVLQLERRTDNYEVAGLALQIVEECFDEFTKKHYEKIQRKLDVDDQDLLRDAINMITRLNPKPGEVTSGNVKTQYIIPDYILTENNGKLELSLNSRNAPELKISRSYADLLDTYDKSDKKDKKIKETVTFVKQKLDAAKWFIDAIKQRQQTLLKTMNAIIRYQYDFFLTGDESRLKPMILKDIAGEIGMDISTVSRVANSKFVQTEFGVYPLKYFFSEGIATDSGEDASSREVKAVLKEMIDKENKSRPLSDDKLGKMLQEKGYNIARRTVAKYREQLNIPVARLRKEL
- a CDS encoding Glu/Leu/Phe/Val family dehydrogenase, with the protein product MAYIEPAPIKDKENPLESMMSRFDIAAQILGLDDATYNVLKSPTKQVIVSLPITMDDGRKRVFEGYRVIHSNILGPAKGGIRFDPDVNLDEVKALAAWMTWKCAVVDIPYGGAKGGICCNPRAMSAGEIERLMRAYTSAMMGIFGPDRDIPAPDMGTGPREMAWLMDEYSKAQGITVNAVVTGKPLVLGGSLGRVEATGRGVMVSALSAMEKLKLNPAKATCAVQGFGNVGSISAKLLHERGVRIKAVSDITGAYYNDNGIDIEEAIAYKEANNGTLDGYQHAEKIPADDLLTLSVDVLVPAAKEDVITMANVDKIQARLIVEGANGPTSARADAIINEKGIMAVPDILANAGGVTVSYFEWVQNRLGYKWGLDRVNRRSDRIMRDAFDHVYQTAVKYNIPMRIAAYVVAIDKVAKTYQFRGGY
- a CDS encoding ATP-dependent DNA helicase RecQ, producing the protein MSSTTSPSPDIHRILQHYWGYEQFRPLQEDIIRAVLAGRDVLALMPTGGGKSLCFQVPTLALEGLCVVVTPLIALMKDQVYQLQQRKIKAYALHSGMSRREIDITLDNCVYGQVRFLYLSPERLQSELVQERIRRMPVRLLAVDEAHCISQWGYDFRPPYLEIGAFRTLLPGVPCLALTATATEVVQHDIIDKLHMDGPLVFQKSFARANLSYSCFEEENKEQRMLQILQKVPGSAIVYVRNRRRTKELAHLLLKHKISASYYHAGLDHAQRNERQDHWIKGRTRVMVATNAFGMGIDKPDVRLVVHMDLPDSLEAYYQEAGRAGRDEQKAYAVALYNSADLAELERHAEHSYPPVKQMREVYQKLANSLQIAVGSGQYASYDFDLGEFQKNFDLPPVDTYYALKRLEQEGFIQLNESFFSPSRLCFTIDHKALYEFQVANRTLDPIIKLLLRAHGGELFSQFVNIKEAQLAHHLHLPEAEVRRQLQQLHQLNVVVYEPRKDKPQVTFLTERHDAARLPLNQVFLDEMRRRELLRIGAVRHYATQHLRCRTMMFQEYFGEVPEKPCGICDCCLEKKRTAAPAQPTQLRDQISALLQQKPLRPEQVVKQMPTVRAQEVFETIREMVDVGMIRVDTSGKLTY
- a CDS encoding enoyl-CoA hydratase-related protein codes for the protein MYTHLLYDLADGVATITLNRPDVYNALHMEMSLELQDAFRQAGDDAAVRVVVLTGAGKGFCSGQDLKAVQGQRAFSFSETVRKQYNPLILGMRKLPKPIIGRINGVAAGAGCSLALACDFLIAAEEAYFSELFVGIGLVLDSGSSFFLPRLVGSARAFEYSTMATKLSGKEAAAVGMINRAVPAHQLDAAVQQVAGYYAQAPTKTVGLIKQLLNRSYESSLETMLEQEAQLQDQAGATDDHREGVRAFLEKRPPRFQGH